A stretch of Mya arenaria isolate MELC-2E11 chromosome 14, ASM2691426v1 DNA encodes these proteins:
- the LOC128218501 gene encoding uncharacterized protein LOC128218501 translates to MDAVPGRKAQMAYGSVTDITYCQPCAEDGKKILTEAFCPVCKEFLCSTCARVHRNQKITKSHALQNKNIMPPSFREESEDEKFIETCQLHAKEFIKYYCPSHDALLCGDCLVENDEHRSCKVEKIMQVAKQYQQGAEYNRLKTGLVQTASNIGKLLHDIQAIMKSVDEESLTNINELRKFRNEINQYLDQRENELLAEIDQKKRTSKRLLNELKLKCTNMNSSIEQLKSELQAQDGNGNQLLILGKRAIKWLARLQTALEEMRRKSEVPRYKFHRDPAIEQLIASKKTIGRFQEGESTSALDQQQRQQRTLPQQLHQHFIALSFKGVSASAVGQQERQLLKEQLPRQHETMQQQQGSADLSQFKFSTQPDISVKTKGDTSDCFLTSAALLPGNRVLLVDCANYSLKLVDTENNQLVSKVKLTDEPWDLCLLPGDRAAVTLRGKKKIQFVSTQGNVTLQDVVKIDGQCFGIDFCDGNLIVSFPWGIVLMDMKGNVKKSVGTDSSGKPLFMFPEYLTVTRKGHTPPAIYVSDPGTNTITKLSISLEVLETYTDSILKSPRGLAAVGDNQLLVCYSNNILLLDTLTGKITQLLGEEEGIQWPNNVAYCPKQKMMFVACCSGFNYSVKVFKNV, encoded by the exons ATGGATGCTGTTCCCGGACGAAAGGCACAAATGGCATATGGATCGGTGACAGACATCACCTACTGCCAGCCATGCGCGGAGGACGGCAAGAAAATCCTCACTGAGGCCTTCTGTCCCGTCTGCAAGGAGTTCCTGTGTTCCACCTGCGCCCGAGTACACCGGAATCAGAAAATAACCAAAAGCCACGCCctccaaaacaaaaacattatgcCTCCCTCATTTCGCGAAGAGAGTGAAGATGAAAAGTTTATAGAAACTTGTCAGCTTCATGCTAAagagtttatcaaatattacTGTCCAAGTCATGATGCACTTTTGTGTGGAGACTGTTTAGTTGAGAATGACGAACATCGCTCTTGCAAAGTAGAGAAAATCATGCAAGTGGCAAAACAATACCAGCAGGGTGCAGAATACAACCGCCTGAAAACAGGACTTGTTCAGACGGCCAGTAACATTGGCAAACTTTTACACGACATACAAGCGATCATGAAATCAGTTGACGAAGAAAGCCTAACCAATATCAATGAGCTTCGCAAATTCAGGAATGAAATTAACCAGTACCTGGATCAAAGGGAGAACGAACTGTTGGCAGAAATTGATCAGAAGAAACGAACATCCAAGAGACTGCTGAATGAACTGAAATTAAAATGCACAAACATGAACTCATCCATTGAGCAACTAAAGTCGGAGCTTCAAGCACAGGACGGCAATGGCAACCAGCTATTAATATTAGGAAAACGAGCTATAAAATGGCTTGCGCGTCTCCAGACAGCCCTGGAAGAGATGCGTAGGAAGAGTGAAGTTCCCCGATACAAGTTTCACCGGGACCCCGCAATTGAGCAGTTAATAGCTTCTAAAAAGACAATAGGACGGTTTCAAGAGGGCGAATCAACGTCGGCGTTAGATCAGCAACAACGACAACAGAGGACTTTGCCACAACAACTCCATCAACACTTTATAGCCTTATCATTTAAAG GTGTATCTGCTTCGGCGGTAGGGCAGCAAGAACGACAACTACTGAAGGAGCAGCTACCACGGCAACACGAAACGATGCAGCAACAACAAG GCAGTGCAGACCTAAGCCAGTTCAAGTTCAGCACACAGCCTGACATTTCAGTGAAGACAAAAGGTGATACCAGTGACTGCTTCCTGACCAGTGCGGCCCTCCTACCTGGGAACAGGGTTCTACTGGTAGATTGCGCTAACTACTCGTTGAAACTGGTGGATACCGAAAATAACCAGCTGGTATCCAAGGTGAAACTGACTGATGAGCCATGGGACCTGTGTCTCCTGCCCGGGGACAGGGCAGCCGTCACTCTGCGTGGGAAGAAGAAGATACAGTTCGTATCTACTCAGGGAAATGTCACACTACAGGATGTTGTTAAAATAGATGGACAATGTTTTGGAATAGATTTCTGTGATGGCAACTTGATAGTGTCCTTCCCATGGGGGATTGTGTTGATGGACATGAAGGGAAATGTGAAGAAGAGTGTGGGCACAGACAGCAGTGGAAAACCTTTGTTTATGTTTCCTGAGTATCTGACAGTGACTAGAAAGGGCCACACTCCTCCGGCCATCTATGTTTCAGACCCGGGCACCAACACCATAACCAAGCTGAGCATCTCACTAGAGGTGCTAGAGACGTACACCGATTCGATACTAAAATCACCACGTGGTCTGGCAGCCGTGGGGGACAACCAGCTGCTCGTGTGTTACAGTAACAACATCCTGTTACTGGACACGCTCACCGGCAAGATAACCCAACTGCTTGGGGAGGAAGAGGGGATACAGTGGCCAAATAATGTGGCTTACTGCCCAAAGCAAAAGATGATGTTTGTTGCATGTTGCTCTGGGTTCAATTACTCCGTGAAAGTCTTCAAAAATGTGTAA